One window of Daphnia carinata strain CSIRO-1 chromosome 7, CSIRO_AGI_Dcar_HiC_V3, whole genome shotgun sequence genomic DNA carries:
- the LOC130695366 gene encoding serine/arginine repetitive matrix protein 2-like isoform X2, whose translation MGSPRRAQRDQDNRVDIKDRLQALAKASTRTKKSTTSTSERTAPKSQNNSQSGRDHGKNNKSANRKDSMERVMERARTEGGNRWTKKLLDEEAKDPDRWGHSGFKEMYKNELGISRNRRSRSRQKAVLRRSKSRDRVHKSESGRRTSDRERSDGGGHRKTARPQVKRSFSSSDRSPNSDVKRRSDSSKRPINGALHERKSVAEKSVKTNANRVSKLEINKKPIDRRREPEPRRDRFVKKGSPLRSRSRSPARYSEKATITPKRHTVNAGSKAKISTRRGPVSPPERGRSHSGSPGRSSASPIRRRQMRLSDDGSSCSSSSLSHSSFSRSSSSSSSTSGSSTSSSSKETSYRKGSALKPRSPPGPPRLKAKEQFKPGEERQATKQSFVSKSAKRPIAGSSIVASPLKKRRTARRDTDSSSNESSSGTDDEDVEDGEEEEEGEDVTEGPNTATEPQSSNVSSRLSLSERFGKLAQLSSQRRNLELVQLRIVAPVGGAATTEKNVSIDESSAAPVISNAKAAREHSVEPLPQAHVSHHAHHHHQIKNIPPPEEPIRKDERAREDRWRDWHERYDQYRHVQPPRQLPRDWDDIRVRHKYYTDRGYFGHDMTLEELSRWEAWWHRYQLWRRGYEHAWVKTHGPHVPIEYPDWTNYRSTNSRREVAQPVSTSSSIRSRLGWRR comes from the exons ATGGGATCTCCCAGACGGGCTCAACGGGACCAG GATAATAGGGTAGATATTAAAGATCGCTTGCAAGCGTTGGCAAAAGCATCAAccaggacaaaaaaaagtaccACCTCAACCAGTGAAAGAACTGCTCCAAAATCACAAAACAATAGCCAGTCCGGAAGAGACCatggaaaaaataataaaagtgcaa ATCGCAAAGATTCAATGGAGCGTGTGATGGAACGTGCAAGAACGGAAGGCGGAAATCGTTGGACAAAAAAGTTATTGGATGAAGAAGCCAAAGATCCTGATCGTTGGGGCCATAGTGGTTTCAAAGAAATGTATAAAAACGAACTGGGCATAAGTAGAAATCGGAGGTCACGCTCGCGTCAAAAAGCAGTCCTTCGTCGTTCGAAATCCCGTGACCGTGTGCATAAAAGTGAATCTGGCCGAAGAACAAGTGATCGCGAGAGAAGTGATGGTGGAGGACATCGTAAAACTGCGCGCCCTCAAGTTAAACGCAGTTTTTCGAGTTCAGACCGTAGCCCAAACTCAGATGTCAAGAGAAGGTCTGATTCGAGCAAACGTCCTATCAACGGAGCTTTACACGAGAGAAAATCGGTTGCGGAAAAAAGTGTCAAAACGAATGCCAATCGAGTCAGTAAACttgaaataaacaagaaacctATAGACCGTAGGCGCGAACCAGAGCCCCGAAGAGACAGGTTTGTTAAAAAAGGCAGTCCCTTGCGATCCCGCAGCCGAAGTCCTGCACGTTATTCAGAGAAGGCCACTATCACACCGAAAAGGCATACTGTTAATGCTGGCTCAAAAGCCAAAATCAGTACGCGACGTGGTCCCGTATCTCCTCCGGAGCGTGGTCGTTCCCATTCGGGTTCTCCTGGCCGATCATCAGCATCCCCTATAAGACGGCGGCAAATGCGCTTGAGTGATGATGGTAGTAGCTGCAGCAGCTCTTCTTTATCTCATTCATCTTTTTCACGATCGTCATCGTCTTCATCAAGCACCAGTGGATCATCAACTAGTTCCAGTTCAAAGGAAACCAGCTACAGGAAAGGAAGTGCTTTGAAGCCTAGATCTCCACCTGGTCCACCTCGCCTGAAAGCTAAAGAACAATTTAAACCAGGTGAAGAAAGGCAAGCGACCAAGCAGTCTTTTGTTTCGAAGAGTGCAAAACGTCCGATCGCGGGTAGCAGTATAGTTGCATCGCCGTTGAAAAAGCGTCGCACAGCTCGACGAGACACAGACTCGAGCTCGAACGAATCCAGCTCTGGCACAGATGACGAGGATGTGGAAGACGgcgaagaggaggaagaaggtGAAGATGTGACAGAAGGTCCTAACACTGCCACAGAACCTCAATCGTCAAATGTTTCATCTCGTCTTTCACTGTCGGAAAGGTTTGGGAAACTTGCCCAGTTAAGTTCGCAAAGAAGGAATTTGGAATTAGTGCAATTGCGAATAGTTGCCCCTGTCGGAGGAGCTGCCACGACGGAGAAGAATGTCAGCATCGATGAAAGTAGTGCTGCCCCTGTTATATCGAACGCCAAAGCTGCTAGAGAGCATTCAGTTGAGCCCTTGCCGCAAGCGCATGTTAGTCATCACGcccaccatcatcatcaaataaaaaatatccCACCACCAGAAGAACCGATTCGCAAGGATGAACGGGCAAGAGAAGACCGGTGGAGGGATTGGCATGAAAG aTATGATCAATATCGCCACGTCCAACCTCCTCGTCAACTACCAAGGGACTGGGACGACATCCGTGTACGTCATAAATATTATACAGACCGAGGTTATTTCGGACATGATATGACTCTAGAAGAGTTGTCACGATGGGAGGCTTGGTGGCACCGTTATCAACTATGGCGGCGTGGCTACGAGCATGCTTGGGTGAAAACCCACGGGCCACACGTCCCTATTGAATATCCTGACTGGACCAATTACAGATCTACGAATAGCCGAAGAGAAGTTGCCCAACCTGTTTCAACGAGTTCTTCCATTCGCAGTCGGCTAGGATGGAGACGATAG
- the LOC130695365 gene encoding vang-like protein 2 codes for MYDNMTTYMLSDSPESGSGSNHQLGGNSSSNAPSLIGSPRSTPVFGNNGHALKTNGGLMMNGSSAVGKDMAGHQMWNNVGHTQPQMPPPAIPQHHHRSNNIADEENQSLRSDHSNSMAGLSSNRVQSTRSSRHQPNRPLTSSQSNKSNNSGHHRSHRSTRSGHRDHPISSSPMQTSAVLGGNNDRGNNGQHQEVIEVQILPQDDGWGDNATAITGNTSVASGSMDDVSRLGGGDGGRDGDGGPNDPAWSSNAMGQFQSQGNLGWNFKCQRYLGSITAAVLAALAVTTPIAMVLLPRMQIVPLRSEQLRCPAECEGLLITLTVKLVLLALGSWAVFWRPTRATMPRIFFLRTLVLLLVFVTTFAYCLFYGVRVVEQQDQLDYKAIVTFALSLVDALLFVHYAAVLLLEIRQMPPRYYLHVIRSPDGISRGYPVGAISIQRAAVWLLDKYYTDFPIYNPFLERLPPRRTRSKLHHSSSFKFYDLDGQNNDGSLNPANARGVLSTTSSSTTARRNNSSHNERFYEEHEYERRLKKRRARLVTAAEEAFTHIRRLQAEPGPAVPMDPYEAAQAIFPSMARPLQKYLRITRQQPRHTVESILQHLAICLSHDLSARAFVEKFLVASPVMQNDKEKCPIQTWSLVCDVLLSRGIEDGTVFQLRQGDVSLLCRISNLPHYNITEEIIEPKSNKFVLRLSSETSV; via the exons ATGTACGACAACATGACAACGTACATGCTGTCGGATTCTCCGGAATCCGGATCGGGATCGAATCACCAACTAGGCGGCAATTCCAGTTCGAACGCGCCTTCGCTCATCGGTTCGCCTAGATCGACGCCCGTCTTCGGCAACAACGGTCATGCCCTGAAG ACAAACGGTGGTTTAATGATGAACGGATCGTCAGCCGTTGGCAAAGACATGGCCGGCCATCAGATGTGGAATAACGTCGGGCACACACAGCCGCAGATGCCTCCGCCGGCCATACCGCAACATCATCACCGGAGCAACAACATCGCCGACGAGGAGAACCAATCGCTGCGCTCCGATCACTCGAATTCGATGGCCGGCTTGTCTTCGAATCGCGTCCAATCGACCCGCTCGTCCCGCCATCAGCCCAATCGTCCGCTCACTTCGTCCCAGTCGAACAAGAGCAACAACTCCGGACATCACCGATCgcacag gagTACGCGGTCGGGACATCGGGATCATCCGATTTCGTCTTCGCCCATGCAAACGTCAGCTGTCCTGGGCGGTAACAACGATCGTGGCAATAACGGCCAGCACCAAGAAGTCATTGAAGTCCAAATTCTACCACAG GATGACGGATGGGGAGACAACGCCACGGCCATAACGGGCAACACGTCCGTGGCGTCCGGATCGATGGATGACGTGTCGCGACTCGGCGGAGGCGACGGCGGCCGCGACGGCGATGGCGGACCCAACGATCCGGCCTGGTCATCCAACGCCATGGGTCAGTTTCAGAGCCAAGGCAACCTCGGATGGAATTTCAAGTGTCAGCGCTACCTCGGCTCGATCACGGCCGCCGTCCTGGCCGCTTTGGCCGTCACCACGCCCATCGCCATGGTTTTGCTGCCCCGGATGCAGATCGTGCCTCTAAGGTCGGAGCAGCTTCGTTGCCCGGCCGAATGCGAAGGCCTACTCATCACTCTGACGGTGAAACTGGTCCTGCTGGCGCTGGGCAGCTGGGCCGTCTTCTGGAGACCGACTAGAGCCACAATGCCGAGGATTTTCTTCCTCCGGACGCTCGTCCTTCTCCTCGTCTTCGTCACCACGTTCGCCTATTGCCTCTTTTACGGCGTCAGAGTCGTCGAACAGCAGGATCAACTTGATTACAAg GCGATTGTGACGTTTGCCTTGTCACTAGTCGACGCCCTATTGTTTGTCCATTACGCTGCAGTCTTGTTATTGGAGATTCGCCAAATGCCGCCCAGGTATTATTTGCATGTCATTAGGAGTCCCGACGGCATATCCAGAGGCTATCCAGTAGGAGCC ATATCGATACAACGGGCTGCCGTCTGGCTCCTGGACAAGTACTACACCGACTTTCCCATCTACAATCCGTTCCTGGAGCGCCTGCCGCCGCGGAGGACCCGTTCCAAGTTGCATCATTCGTCCTCTTTCAAGTTCTACGACCTCGACGGCCAGAACAATGACGGATCTCTGAATCCT GCTAATGCCAGAGGCGTTTTGTCGACGACCAGCTCGTCCACGACGGCCCGGCGCAACAATTCCAGCCACAACGAAAGATTCTACGAAGAGCACGAATACGAACGACGTTTGAAAAAGAGGCGCGCCCGTCTGGTCACGGCCGCCGAGGAGGCTTTCACTCACATCCGACGACTCCAAGCTGAACCcg GTCCAGCAGTGCCGATGGATCCTTACGAAGCGGCTCAGGCCATCTTCCCGTCAATGGCCCGCCCGCTGCAAAAGTACCTGAGGATCACGCGCCAGCAGCCGCGCCACACGGTCGAGTCCATCCTGCAGCACCTGGCCATCTGCCTCAGTCACGACCTCTCCGCCCGCGCCTTTGTCGAAAAGTTCCTCGTTGCCTCGCCCGTCATGCAG aACGACAAGGAAAAGTGTCCCATTCAAACGTGGTCGCTCGTCTGCGACGTCCTCTTGTCTCGCGGCATCGAGGATGGCACCGTCTTCCAGCTGCGACAAGGAGATGTTTCCCTACTCTGCCGCATCTCCAACTTGCCCCACTACAACATCACCGAGGAGATTATCGAACCCAAATCCAACAAGTTTGTTTTGCGACTCAGTTCGGAGACTTCCGTTTGA
- the LOC130695409 gene encoding small ribosomal subunit protein uS2m-like encodes MEYEAAVKAPLKLKGTANKDIQKKLKKKNKEKIKNEGESSKPKDPNETLVSYKQPVVKTKAQLKFEQMKEEQQKKRILEKASKTHKQRVEEFNRHLDSLTEHFDIPKVSWTNQNATSLKADQLADIQQNEIKEISDPLRFPDYFGVRNLFRVKDLFDAKVHYGHKEGTLDPNMKPYIFGSRLGYLIFDLDKTAELLQDALNFTAHIAYRGGIILFVSHFPQHTLTVENAAKQAGEYAHAREWDFHIFTNSEKVYNGVTRLPDLVILLSTLNPQMQEHTAVKDAAKMCIPTIGIVDSNSNPNLITYPVPGNDDSPAAVQLYCNLFRDAILLGKSKKQVSC; translated from the exons ATGGAATATGAGGCTGCTGTTAAAGCTCCGCTTAAACTAAAAGGAACAGCTAACAAAGATATCCAAAA gaaactgaagaagaaaaataaagaaaagataaaaaatgaGGGAGAATCTTCTAAACCCAAGGATCCAAATGAAACACTAGTGTCGTACAAACAGCCTGTTGTTAAAACCAAAGCACAATTGAAATTCGAGCAGATGAAGGAGGAACAACAGAAGAAACGAATTCTGGAAAAAGCCtcaaaaacacacaaacaacGTGTAGAAGAGTTCAACAGACATCTTGATAGCTTGACGGAGCATTTCGATATTCCTAAAGTCAGCTGGACAAA CCAGAATGCAACATCTTTGAAAGCCGATCAATTAGCTGATATACAGCAGAATG aaatTAAGGAAATATCTGATCCACTTAGATTTCCTGATTACTTTGGTGTCAGGAACCTTTTTAGGGTGAAGGATTTGTTTGATGCAAAAGTTCACTATGGACACAAGGAAGGCACACTGGATCCCAACATGAAACCTTACATTTTTGGATCACGTCTTGGTTATCTAATTTTTGATTTGGATAAGACTGCAGAATTGTTGCAAGATGCACTCAACTTTACAGCTCATATTGCCTATAGAGGAGGAATAATTCTGTTTGTCTCTCACTTCCCCCAACATACTTTAACAGTAGAAAATGCAGCTAAGCAAGCAGGAGAATATGCCCATGCAAGAGAATGGGACTTTCATATCTTCACAAATTCTGAAAAAGTTTATAATGGTGTTACACGTTTACCTGATCTTGTCATCTTGCTTTCTACATTAAACCCCCAGATGCAG GAACATACTGCAGTGAAAGATGCAGCCAAAATGTGTATACCAACTATAGGTATTGTGGATTCCAATAGTAACCCGAATTTAATTACCTATCCGGTACCTGGTAATGACGATTCTCCAGCAGCAGTTCAATTATATTGCAATTTGTTTCGCGATGCAATATTGTtaggaaaatcgaaaaaacaagtATCATGCTAG
- the LOC130695366 gene encoding serine/arginine repetitive matrix protein 2-like isoform X1, translating to MGSPRRAQRDQVDNRVDIKDRLQALAKASTRTKKSTTSTSERTAPKSQNNSQSGRDHGKNNKSANRKDSMERVMERARTEGGNRWTKKLLDEEAKDPDRWGHSGFKEMYKNELGISRNRRSRSRQKAVLRRSKSRDRVHKSESGRRTSDRERSDGGGHRKTARPQVKRSFSSSDRSPNSDVKRRSDSSKRPINGALHERKSVAEKSVKTNANRVSKLEINKKPIDRRREPEPRRDRFVKKGSPLRSRSRSPARYSEKATITPKRHTVNAGSKAKISTRRGPVSPPERGRSHSGSPGRSSASPIRRRQMRLSDDGSSCSSSSLSHSSFSRSSSSSSSTSGSSTSSSSKETSYRKGSALKPRSPPGPPRLKAKEQFKPGEERQATKQSFVSKSAKRPIAGSSIVASPLKKRRTARRDTDSSSNESSSGTDDEDVEDGEEEEEGEDVTEGPNTATEPQSSNVSSRLSLSERFGKLAQLSSQRRNLELVQLRIVAPVGGAATTEKNVSIDESSAAPVISNAKAAREHSVEPLPQAHVSHHAHHHHQIKNIPPPEEPIRKDERAREDRWRDWHERYDQYRHVQPPRQLPRDWDDIRVRHKYYTDRGYFGHDMTLEELSRWEAWWHRYQLWRRGYEHAWVKTHGPHVPIEYPDWTNYRSTNSRREVAQPVSTSSSIRSRLGWRR from the exons ATGGGATCTCCCAGACGGGCTCAACGGGACCAGGTA GATAATAGGGTAGATATTAAAGATCGCTTGCAAGCGTTGGCAAAAGCATCAAccaggacaaaaaaaagtaccACCTCAACCAGTGAAAGAACTGCTCCAAAATCACAAAACAATAGCCAGTCCGGAAGAGACCatggaaaaaataataaaagtgcaa ATCGCAAAGATTCAATGGAGCGTGTGATGGAACGTGCAAGAACGGAAGGCGGAAATCGTTGGACAAAAAAGTTATTGGATGAAGAAGCCAAAGATCCTGATCGTTGGGGCCATAGTGGTTTCAAAGAAATGTATAAAAACGAACTGGGCATAAGTAGAAATCGGAGGTCACGCTCGCGTCAAAAAGCAGTCCTTCGTCGTTCGAAATCCCGTGACCGTGTGCATAAAAGTGAATCTGGCCGAAGAACAAGTGATCGCGAGAGAAGTGATGGTGGAGGACATCGTAAAACTGCGCGCCCTCAAGTTAAACGCAGTTTTTCGAGTTCAGACCGTAGCCCAAACTCAGATGTCAAGAGAAGGTCTGATTCGAGCAAACGTCCTATCAACGGAGCTTTACACGAGAGAAAATCGGTTGCGGAAAAAAGTGTCAAAACGAATGCCAATCGAGTCAGTAAACttgaaataaacaagaaacctATAGACCGTAGGCGCGAACCAGAGCCCCGAAGAGACAGGTTTGTTAAAAAAGGCAGTCCCTTGCGATCCCGCAGCCGAAGTCCTGCACGTTATTCAGAGAAGGCCACTATCACACCGAAAAGGCATACTGTTAATGCTGGCTCAAAAGCCAAAATCAGTACGCGACGTGGTCCCGTATCTCCTCCGGAGCGTGGTCGTTCCCATTCGGGTTCTCCTGGCCGATCATCAGCATCCCCTATAAGACGGCGGCAAATGCGCTTGAGTGATGATGGTAGTAGCTGCAGCAGCTCTTCTTTATCTCATTCATCTTTTTCACGATCGTCATCGTCTTCATCAAGCACCAGTGGATCATCAACTAGTTCCAGTTCAAAGGAAACCAGCTACAGGAAAGGAAGTGCTTTGAAGCCTAGATCTCCACCTGGTCCACCTCGCCTGAAAGCTAAAGAACAATTTAAACCAGGTGAAGAAAGGCAAGCGACCAAGCAGTCTTTTGTTTCGAAGAGTGCAAAACGTCCGATCGCGGGTAGCAGTATAGTTGCATCGCCGTTGAAAAAGCGTCGCACAGCTCGACGAGACACAGACTCGAGCTCGAACGAATCCAGCTCTGGCACAGATGACGAGGATGTGGAAGACGgcgaagaggaggaagaaggtGAAGATGTGACAGAAGGTCCTAACACTGCCACAGAACCTCAATCGTCAAATGTTTCATCTCGTCTTTCACTGTCGGAAAGGTTTGGGAAACTTGCCCAGTTAAGTTCGCAAAGAAGGAATTTGGAATTAGTGCAATTGCGAATAGTTGCCCCTGTCGGAGGAGCTGCCACGACGGAGAAGAATGTCAGCATCGATGAAAGTAGTGCTGCCCCTGTTATATCGAACGCCAAAGCTGCTAGAGAGCATTCAGTTGAGCCCTTGCCGCAAGCGCATGTTAGTCATCACGcccaccatcatcatcaaataaaaaatatccCACCACCAGAAGAACCGATTCGCAAGGATGAACGGGCAAGAGAAGACCGGTGGAGGGATTGGCATGAAAG aTATGATCAATATCGCCACGTCCAACCTCCTCGTCAACTACCAAGGGACTGGGACGACATCCGTGTACGTCATAAATATTATACAGACCGAGGTTATTTCGGACATGATATGACTCTAGAAGAGTTGTCACGATGGGAGGCTTGGTGGCACCGTTATCAACTATGGCGGCGTGGCTACGAGCATGCTTGGGTGAAAACCCACGGGCCACACGTCCCTATTGAATATCCTGACTGGACCAATTACAGATCTACGAATAGCCGAAGAGAAGTTGCCCAACCTGTTTCAACGAGTTCTTCCATTCGCAGTCGGCTAGGATGGAGACGATAG
- the LOC130695463 gene encoding ATP-dependent RNA helicase cgh-1-like gives MAEAVASQPSLAANNQHALSPMRPANPQPLLAKQENNSDNFWKSQLKIPPKDRRKQTSDVTNTKGTSFEDFCLKRELLMGIFEKGWETPSPIQEVGIPMALTGRNILARAKNGTGKTGAYCIPVLEQVVPSEQHIQALIVVPTRELALQTSQICIELAKHLDIRIMVTTGGTDLKDDIMRIFGKVHVVIATPGRVLDLMEKKIAVMDRCKVLVLDEADKLLSQDFMGMLDRIISFLPSKRQILLYSATFPVTVEEFMRKHIDNPYEINLMEELTLKGVTQYYAFVQERQKVHCLNTLFSKLQINQSIIFCNSTQRVELLAKKITELGYSCYYIHARMQQAHRNRVFHDFRNGLCRNLVCSDLFTRGIDIQAVNVVINFDFPKMAETYLHRIGRSGRFGHLGIAINLITYEDRFALHRIESELSTEIKPIPKVIDKSLYVAEFQEDSDEQSGK, from the exons ATGGCAGAGGCCGTTGCTAGTCAGCCAAGCTTGGCGGCCAACAATCAACATGCTCTTTCGCCGATGAGACCGGCCAATCCTCAGCCATTGCTTGCAAAGCA GGAAAACAACTCTGACAATTTCTGGAAGTCTCAGTTGAAGATTCCCCCCAAGGATAGGAGAAAACAAACTAGT GATGTCACCAATACCAAGGGAACAAGTTTTGAAGATTTCTGTCTTAAACGTGAGCTGTTGATGGGCATCTTTGAAAAGGGATGGGAAACTCCCTCGCCCATCCAAGAAGTTGGAATTCCTATGGCTTTGACTGGGCGTAACATCCTGGCTCGTGCCAAGAATGGAACTGGAAAAACGGGTGCTTATTGTATACCAGTTTTGGAACAAGTGGTTCCCTCTGAGCAGCACATTCAAG CTTTGATTGTTGTGCCAACACGTGAACTGGCTTTGCAAACGAGCCAAATCTGCATTGAACTTGCTAAACATTTGGACATTCGCATTATGGTGACTACTGGAGGTACTGACCTGAAGGATGACATTATGAGGATTTTTGGAAAAG TGCATGTTGTAATTGCTACTCCTGGTCGAGTCTTGGATctgatggaaaagaaaattgccgTGATGGACCGCTGCAAGGTCCTTGTTTTGGATGAG GCTGATAAATTGCTTTCGCAAGACTTCATGGGTATGTTAGATCGTATAATTTCGTTCCTCCCAAGCAAGCGGCAGATATTGTTGTATTCGGCGACGTTTCCTGTAACTGTCGAGGAGTTTATG AGGAAACATATTGATAATCCTTACGAGATTAATTTAATGGAAGAACTAACGCTGAAAGGTGTGACACAATATTACGCGTTCGTCCAAGAACGACAGAAGGTCCACTGCCTCAATACGCTCTTTTCCAAA CTGCAGATCAATCAAAGTATTATCTTCTGCAACTCTACTCAACGTGTGGAATTATTGGCGAAAAAAATCACTGAACTGGGATATTCGTGCTATTATATACATGCTCGTATGCAACAGGCTCACCGAAATCGAGTCTTCCATGATTTCCGTAATGGGCTCTGCCGCAACCTCGTATGCTCTG aCCTGTTCACTCGCGGTATCGACATTCAGGCTGTGAACGTGGTcatcaattttgatttccCCAAGATGGCCGAGACGTACCTGCATCGAATTGGTCGCTCTGGTCGATTTGGACATTTGGGTATTGCCATTAATCTGATTACCTACGAGGATCGATTTGCCCTGCATCGCATTGAGAGTGAATTAAGCACCGAGATCAAGCCCATTCCCAAG GTAATTGACAAGTCTCTTTACGTGGCTGAGTTCCAAGAAGATTCTGATGAACAAtcgggaaaataa